The genomic region AGCACTCTGTCTGCGTTCGTATTGATTGCTTGCCACAGGCGTGCTAGGACTTGAGCTAACTGTATCAAACAGGCATccggacaaatcaaaacacttttaggcggagcagcggttcgtcgagatcaagcaggcATACGAGCTACTTTCCGACTCGAAGCGTCGGAAGGCATACGCCGTACATAACGAACGAGGATGCAATCGTGAATAGGGAGCGGTCAGATTACACCACACGGTCGGTTCCAGGATCCGTTCGAACACTTTTAAGAACTGCACATAACTTTAACGTCCACGACCAGGACATTAGCCTGTACCATCGGCTGTCGATCACCGCCAAGTACTAAGAGAGCAACATCCTGCCCAAAAGCCGCCAAACTCCGCAAATACTGCTGTTTTACGCCGACTGGTGCTTCGACTGTATGAAAGCGGCCAACTCGTTCAAGAAGATGATCGACACCGTACGCTCGAACGATCAATGCGGGTCACGAGGAGTAGCTGGTACGCCGGACCGGTGTCCACTCACTACCGTGCATGGTCATGGTCCTCGACGGTTACAACTATACCTTCCGCGAGAGCGTCTTTAATGCACAGCATCTGGTAGACTTCATCCGGCACCGTTGAGCGTAAATCATCGCAAATTTAAGGTTGCGCACTGACCGGCACAGATACAAATCCACTTACCAATATAATTTCCATTGCattgaaaaacttaaatttgCGCATGTAATAAATACGTacacttgtttttcttttagaataaagtatgcagtttatttcggcataactattgttacattgtagtatagaaggaacagctaaaagaaacattttaatctaaGATAAAAAGTCCCAgcgcaaagtgtctataggaaacaggtgaagtcataccgaacaaaatcgctcgcgaaacttagaaaaatgaatgaaaaaaattgacagtcgttgcctatgttttggttgcgttggagacgctggGACTTTTTATCttagattaaaatgtttcttttagctgttccttctatactacaatgtaacaatagttatgccgaaataaactgcatactttattctaaaagaaaaacaagtgtACGTATTTATTACATGCGcaaatttaagtttttcaatGCAATGGAAATTATATTGGTAAGTGGATTTGTATCTGTGCCGGTCAGTGCGCAACCTTAAATTTGCGACGATTTACGCTCAACGGTGCCGGATGTAGTCTACCAGATGCTGTGCATTAAAGACGCTCTCGCGGAAGGTATAGTTGTAACCGTCGAGGACCATGACCATGCACGGTAGTGAGTGGACACCGGTCCGGCGTACCAGCTACTCCTCGTGACCCGCATTGATCGTTCGAGCGTACGGTGTCGATCATCTTCTTGAACGAGTTGGCCGCTTTCATACAGTCGAAGCACCAGTCGGCGTAAAACAGCAGTATTTGCGGAGTTTGGCGGCTTTTGGGCAGGATGTTGCTCTCTTAGTACTTGGCGGTGATCGACAGCCGATGGTACAGGCTAATGTCCTGGTCGTGGAAGTTAAAGTTATGTGCAGTTCGTAAAAGTGTTCGAACGGATCCTGGAACCGACCGTGTGGTGTAATCTGACCGCTCCCTATTCACGATTGCATCCTCGTTCGTTATGTACGGCGTATGCCTTCCGACGCTTCGAGTCGGAAAGTAGCTCGTATgcctgcttgatctcgacgaaccgctgctccgcctaaaagtgttttgatttgtccggATGCCTGTTTGATACAGTTAGCTCAAGTCCTAGCACGCCTGTGGCAAGCAATCAATACGAACGCAGACAGAGTGCTGTTCGGATTCATACCATTCCTTAGCTTGCTGTTTGTAGGCTCGTCGGATCTTCTGTAGTATAGCCTTTCGCTCCACACCCACGGTGACGTACGGATCCTTGCTGtcgcactgcaccagcaggacgatcacaaacactgccaggcaaagccagtgcaccatcattcgaGGCATCCATCCTTGCTCACGAGGCGATGCGCTCTTGATGCGCCTTACAAAAGAAGACACCTGTTCCGACGATGGCAAACTAGGAATAGGAGCGGATCTTCTTCccttatcactcttcctttggatgcgcctcgcgattggcagacgatctgccgagccagctatcttatatgatgaacaaagcgcgctggagctgcctttattcgggcagaagaacccactccttctccttgctgctccgtgttcggaacaagcgaagaggtttcaccttcgccggatctctggtcggatacgcgacaacaccctcctttggatgcaccgtgcatgtagcgctgatgtgattgtccatcacactccgatcgtctccgtccttttgtcctttaaccaatagtctaagccgacagtgaccggctggaagccggatccgggccttttccactcgtttcagaatcagagatagccggcgttttcggTCCCTGCTGACACGTTGATAGCCACAGCGgagctgctcgtttgttctaaaatttgaaaatgtaTCAtataaacgagcaaaagtagataatatacctgataaaaccattgctctttttcggattcaaacgcacgctggtttggtgatgaatgtaaacaaggcgtcgaatgtcaaaaaacaaaaaaaagcaaaaaagaaaaaaagtgctatgacttcacctgtttcctatagacactttgggtatgacttcacctgtttcctatagacactttggtttatacgagagtttacgcttcatgtctCCCCGGCTTAAAACTGCAACAGCTTAATTAAaccaattttgaaaaaaacccGTTGATTTTGACCCGTTTTACACAAAAAGAACAACTttgaagggggaaggggttgCGAAACACTTCCAGTATAATAAGCAAAACGACATTGTATAATAATTATTAGTTGCTTCATGAATACTTTGAAGGAAACATTAAAACCCTCTTAAACGCGGGTTCCGAGCTGATACAtgtattttagaaaataataaaattaatggaataattccttttttccattaaatGCACTTAAGTGTTAACATTTATTGTGCTTACAATTTGCAGGATCTGTTTATTGTATCATTAAAAAATGCGGTGCGATTTTAgatggatggtttttatttaaaataaaaaggtGCCCAGCATTCACCAGCAAATGAGAGTCAATTCGTACTggtcaaattcaatttaacattttttttcattacgTTTTGTCATCGTCTTAAcctatgttttatgcttttgtatGGTTGGTTTCTATTTTGAAAAAGCTGCCCACCTTTCAACAGCAAATGAGAGTCCAACTTCGTAACAAATGAATCCTCTGACTGttcttcaaattcaatttggcacttttttcattacgtttcgtcatcgtcttaacctatgttttatgcttttatatGGTTGGTTTCTATTTTGAAAAAGCTGCTCAGCTTTCAACAGCAAATGAGAGTCCAACTTCGTAACAAATGAATCCTCTGACtgttcaaattcaatttggcaCTTTTTTCTTTACGTTGCCATCGTCTTAAcctttgttttgcatttagtCGCATTACGTAGCCTCTTACTTCTACGTTTTTTCGGCTCTTCGAatcgttttgctttcaattgttttttaattaagcGAATCACTTTCCGAATGAGtctatctttttcttcgtctaCTTCCGAATTACCATCTCTAGAGGTCACCTCACAACACGTGAGATCGATGGTTGGAACACCATCGTTTGATGTTACATCGATTGAAGACATACCATCAGCTGGAACTTGCTGGCCATCAAGGCAAGAGGGAGGCTCTTCAATCACGGGGCTGTCTGCAATATTATTTGCCTCCTTTCTATCGTTCGCCTCTT from Anopheles aquasalis chromosome Y, idAnoAquaMG_Q_19, whole genome shotgun sequence harbors:
- the LOC126579922 gene encoding uncharacterized protein LOC126579922 isoform X1 gives rise to the protein MPRMMVHWLCLAVFVIVLLVQCDSKDPYVTVGVERKATLQKIRRAYKQQAKEWRSSGSSRSSRHTSYFPTRSVGRHTPYITNEDAIVNRERSDYTTRTLACTIGCRSPPSTKRATSCPKAAKLRKYCCFTPTGASTV
- the LOC126579922 gene encoding uncharacterized protein LOC126579922 isoform X3, coding for MPRMMVHWLCLAVFVIVLLVQCDSKDPYVTVGVERKATLQKIRRAYKQQAKEWRSSGSSRSSRHTSYFPTRSVGRHTPYITNEDAIVNRERSDYTTRLYHRLSITAKY
- the LOC126579922 gene encoding uncharacterized protein LOC126579922 isoform X2; its protein translation is MPRMMVHWLCLAVFVIVLLVQCDSKDPYVTVGVERKATLQKIRRAYKQQAKEWRSSGSSRSSRHTSYFPTRSVGRHTPYITNEDAIVNRERSDYTTRSVPGSVRTLLRTAHNFNVHDQDISLYHRLSITAKY